A single Natrinema pellirubrum DSM 15624 DNA region contains:
- a CDS encoding cupredoxin domain-containing protein, producing the protein MLQLTGVAASTAVVAGCGGGGNGDDGNGNGNGGGGGETIEPGTQIEFDGQTAGWVGIAPDSIADEENPTITLQEGETYEMGWTTGDGAEHNIAIYDENDEVVDDLATERVTEPGDDQWLEFEASSEMVTYICEVHPTSMVADIEVESGGGGGNGGADNESEGNESMGNETEGNETDGNESMENETESNETEDNESE; encoded by the coding sequence ATGCTTCAGTTGACAGGTGTCGCGGCTTCGACGGCAGTCGTTGCGGGCTGTGGTGGCGGTGGTAACGGTGACGACGGTAACGGCAACGGTAACGGAGGCGGTGGGGGCGAGACGATCGAACCCGGTACCCAGATCGAGTTCGACGGACAGACGGCCGGCTGGGTCGGCATCGCGCCCGACTCGATCGCCGACGAGGAGAACCCGACGATCACCCTCCAGGAGGGGGAAACCTACGAGATGGGCTGGACGACCGGCGACGGCGCCGAACACAACATCGCGATCTACGACGAGAACGACGAGGTCGTCGACGACCTCGCGACCGAGCGGGTCACCGAACCCGGGGACGATCAGTGGCTCGAGTTCGAGGCCAGCAGCGAGATGGTCACGTACATCTGTGAGGTCCATCCGACGTCGATGGTCGCCGATATCGAAGTCGAAAGCGGCGGTGGCGGCGGTAACGGCGGGGCCGACAACGAGAGCGAGGGCAACGAGTCGATGGGGAACGAGACGGAGGGCAACGAAACGGACGGTAACGAGTCGATGGAAAACGAGACCGAGAGCAACGAGACGGAAGACAACGAGTCCGAGTAA
- a CDS encoding FAD-dependent monooxygenase has product MTDEYEHYEAIVVGCGPGGAAAAARLADHGVETLVLERGTEAGSKNVSGGLLYGESSAPYTLADLFDGFREEATERPVTDYYIHNVAGNKVKTYDLTDLHEHDTDWCDAVLRREMDSWLERRVHEKTSETGGGVLTNVRVNGLLEDDGEIVGVTCDELEPITADLIVAADGVNSELAREAGLMDWEEPEEWFQGVKAVVDVDPAAIDDRFDIGSDEGAAHLFSGDLFDDVRGGGFLYTNEDSLSIGTVFHLDSLLEREAEPHELLDALLTHPLLAGWFGNEYDEREYAAKLVPDSKKAAHRSPYRDRLVLVGDAAGQMQAQGPIIKGMNHAVTAGALAADAFAVTRGNADPAAAGRRYTKLLEDSGTMAKLRPRRYDLARAVGEREAVTGAVERVLESPLGSLAVGNPIADRLLERAYNSPFLVSMLPDTKTGYVSLPTLIAEEHGKTIHWGSEIEPPTLEERIGDLTYDTDVGNPHIELLDQSLDASGAAVTACPVSAEDFGGGCYRSEAVKTNGTEETLVSLDTQPCVECGTCAVVADTEWEHPRGGKGVEYREG; this is encoded by the coding sequence ATGACTGACGAGTACGAACACTACGAGGCGATCGTCGTCGGCTGTGGCCCCGGTGGGGCCGCGGCCGCGGCGCGGCTGGCCGACCACGGCGTCGAGACGCTCGTCCTCGAACGCGGCACCGAGGCGGGCTCGAAGAACGTCTCCGGCGGCCTGCTCTACGGCGAGTCGTCCGCCCCCTACACGCTCGCGGACCTCTTCGATGGCTTCCGCGAGGAAGCGACCGAACGGCCGGTGACGGACTACTACATCCACAACGTGGCCGGCAACAAGGTCAAAACGTACGATCTGACCGACCTCCACGAACACGACACCGACTGGTGTGACGCCGTCCTCCGCCGGGAGATGGACTCGTGGCTCGAGCGACGCGTCCACGAGAAGACCAGCGAGACCGGCGGCGGCGTGCTGACGAACGTGCGGGTCAACGGCCTGCTCGAAGACGACGGCGAGATCGTCGGCGTCACCTGCGACGAACTCGAGCCGATCACGGCCGACCTGATCGTGGCGGCCGACGGCGTCAACTCCGAACTCGCCCGCGAGGCTGGACTGATGGACTGGGAGGAGCCCGAAGAGTGGTTCCAGGGGGTCAAGGCCGTCGTCGACGTCGATCCCGCCGCGATCGACGACCGCTTCGATATCGGTTCCGACGAGGGCGCTGCCCACCTGTTCTCCGGCGATCTCTTCGACGACGTCCGGGGCGGTGGCTTCCTGTATACCAACGAGGATTCGCTCTCGATCGGGACCGTCTTCCACCTCGATAGCCTCCTCGAGCGGGAGGCCGAACCGCACGAACTGCTCGACGCGTTGCTCACGCATCCACTGCTGGCCGGCTGGTTCGGCAACGAGTACGACGAACGCGAGTACGCGGCGAAGCTCGTCCCCGACTCGAAGAAGGCGGCTCATCGCAGCCCCTACCGTGACCGGCTCGTCCTCGTCGGCGACGCGGCCGGCCAGATGCAGGCCCAGGGACCGATTATCAAGGGGATGAACCACGCCGTCACCGCCGGCGCGCTCGCGGCCGACGCCTTCGCCGTTACTCGGGGCAACGCAGACCCGGCGGCCGCCGGGCGGCGCTATACCAAGCTGCTCGAGGACTCCGGCACCATGGCCAAGCTCCGGCCCCGCCGGTACGACCTCGCCCGCGCCGTCGGCGAGCGCGAGGCCGTGACCGGGGCCGTCGAACGGGTCCTCGAGTCGCCGCTTGGATCGCTGGCGGTCGGCAACCCGATCGCGGACCGACTGCTCGAGCGGGCCTACAACTCGCCGTTCTTGGTGTCGATGCTGCCGGACACGAAGACCGGCTACGTCTCCCTACCGACGCTAATCGCCGAGGAACACGGCAAGACGATCCACTGGGGGAGCGAGATCGAGCCGCCGACGCTCGAGGAGCGGATCGGCGACCTGACCTACGACACCGACGTGGGCAACCCTCATATCGAGTTGCTGGATCAGTCCCTCGACGCCAGCGGCGCGGCGGTCACCGCCTGTCCGGTCAGCGCCGAGGACTTCGGCGGCGGCTGCTACCGCTCGGAGGCGGTCAAGACCAACGGCACCGAGGAGACGCTGGTCAGTCTCGACACCCAACCCTGCGTGGAGTGTGGCACCTGTGCGGTCGTCGCCGACACGGAGTGGGAACACCCCCGCGGTGGCAAGGGTGTCGAATACAGGGAGGGGTAA
- a CDS encoding electron transfer flavoprotein subunit alpha/FixB family protein: protein MPAIDPDDHTVAELTDELETVDDADELRAILEAERAGQDRDTAREAIRDRLEEIGAESDGVEAEDESDAESDDAETDADEPETEAEEDDGLSHPTRDKRHVRALADGDYADMWVFCETQGGELLEVSTEMLGKARELMDDFADEYGDEERVVAFLMGDDCEGLAEESIAYGADVAVYHDDHRLERFLHKPYTEIASHMARGEGSIESTDWRDYDKPRYVLFPATNNGRDLSAKVQAELDSGLASDCSDLFIEENEVSNPVKTGEPGVKKTFEKVLHMKRPDFSGFEYSTILCLDNPGREFHPQGCSVIPGSFEPMEPDHDRDGLVVEHDMQLDDDWFRVEITEYDRLEAGIDLTGHDVMVCLGRGIADDPTRGMELGLELVDAFEDAELGITRGIVTSSYEFEGHVEGYATEERQIGETGQVVAPDVYIAAGVSGAVQHKVGMDESDTIVAVNTDTDARIRDFSDYFIEGDLFEVLPRLTEAVEAGETALEAEAVADGGEDDD from the coding sequence ATGCCGGCCATCGATCCGGACGACCACACGGTAGCGGAACTGACCGACGAACTCGAGACCGTCGACGACGCGGACGAACTGCGGGCGATCCTCGAGGCCGAGCGGGCTGGCCAGGATCGCGACACGGCCCGCGAAGCGATCCGCGACCGGCTCGAGGAGATCGGAGCCGAGAGCGACGGCGTCGAGGCGGAAGACGAGTCGGACGCCGAATCCGACGACGCGGAGACGGATGCCGACGAACCCGAGACCGAGGCCGAGGAAGACGACGGCCTCTCCCACCCCACCCGCGACAAGCGACACGTCCGGGCCCTCGCGGACGGCGACTACGCCGACATGTGGGTGTTCTGTGAGACCCAGGGCGGCGAGTTGCTCGAGGTCTCGACGGAGATGCTGGGCAAGGCCCGCGAACTGATGGACGACTTCGCGGACGAGTACGGTGACGAGGAGCGGGTCGTCGCGTTCCTGATGGGCGACGACTGCGAGGGACTCGCCGAGGAGTCGATCGCCTACGGGGCCGACGTGGCCGTCTACCACGACGACCACAGGTTGGAACGGTTCCTGCACAAGCCCTACACCGAGATCGCGTCCCACATGGCCCGCGGCGAGGGTTCGATCGAGAGTACCGACTGGCGCGACTACGACAAGCCCCGGTACGTCCTGTTCCCGGCGACGAACAATGGGCGCGACCTCTCGGCGAAGGTCCAGGCCGAACTCGACTCCGGGCTGGCCTCGGACTGTTCGGACCTCTTCATCGAGGAGAACGAGGTCTCGAACCCGGTCAAAACCGGCGAACCGGGCGTGAAGAAGACCTTCGAGAAAGTCCTGCACATGAAGCGGCCGGACTTCTCGGGGTTCGAGTACTCGACGATACTCTGTCTCGACAACCCGGGCCGGGAGTTTCACCCACAGGGCTGTTCGGTCATTCCGGGCAGCTTCGAGCCCATGGAGCCCGACCACGACCGCGACGGGCTCGTCGTCGAACACGACATGCAACTGGACGACGACTGGTTCCGCGTCGAGATCACCGAGTACGACCGCCTCGAGGCCGGGATCGATCTCACGGGCCACGACGTGATGGTCTGTCTCGGGCGCGGGATCGCGGACGACCCGACCCGCGGGATGGAACTGGGGCTCGAGCTGGTCGACGCCTTCGAGGACGCCGAACTCGGCATCACGCGGGGGATCGTCACCTCCTCCTACGAATTCGAGGGCCACGTCGAGGGGTACGCGACGGAGGAACGCCAGATCGGCGAAACCGGCCAGGTCGTCGCGCCCGACGTCTACATCGCGGCCGGCGTGTCGGGCGCGGTCCAGCACAAGGTCGGCATGGACGAGTCCGACACCATCGTCGCCGTCAACACCGACACCGACGCCCGGATCCGGGACTTCTCGGACTACTTCATCGAGGGCGACCTCTTCGAGGTCCTGCCGCGCCTGACCGAGGCCGTCGAGGCCGGTGAGACGGCGCTCGAGGCCGAAGCCGTCGCCGACGGAGGTGAGGACGATGACTGA
- a CDS encoding electron transfer flavoprotein subunit beta/FixA family protein encodes MRSIVLTKGVPDFSEGAVSFDEEGHLERGKTPTVMNPNDEFALQAALQTKIRHGGHVSGMSMGPPGYAEVLQGAMETVYTDDSYLLSDRELAASDTWATAITLSAGLETYQEEVADIDIVFAGFKTADGETGQTGPQTCWAMDWPIVTHVVALDIDPDERTLRAKRLVEGDVDEIETVEAPLPCFVVTDPEFEPTYRTASQRLTRKRLRAETEERAADHEEYLTTWDHADLNLDPDYIGLDGSPTIVSSVDPIPKAPSEREATMIDPDAGDGMGEVLEEIQPYAAEAGD; translated from the coding sequence ATGCGATCGATCGTACTGACGAAAGGCGTCCCCGACTTCTCCGAGGGGGCCGTCTCGTTCGACGAGGAGGGCCACTTAGAGCGAGGAAAGACGCCGACGGTGATGAACCCCAACGACGAGTTCGCACTGCAGGCCGCGCTCCAGACGAAGATCCGCCACGGCGGCCACGTCAGCGGGATGAGCATGGGACCGCCGGGGTATGCAGAGGTCCTGCAGGGGGCGATGGAGACGGTCTACACCGACGACAGCTACCTGCTGTCCGACCGTGAGCTTGCAGCCTCCGACACGTGGGCGACGGCGATCACGCTCTCGGCCGGCCTCGAGACCTACCAGGAGGAAGTCGCCGACATCGACATCGTCTTCGCGGGGTTCAAGACGGCCGACGGGGAGACCGGCCAGACCGGCCCACAGACCTGCTGGGCGATGGACTGGCCGATCGTCACCCACGTCGTCGCGCTCGATATCGATCCCGACGAGCGGACCCTGCGAGCCAAGCGGCTCGTCGAGGGAGACGTCGACGAGATCGAGACGGTCGAAGCGCCCCTGCCGTGTTTCGTCGTCACCGATCCCGAGTTCGAGCCGACCTACCGGACGGCGTCCCAGCGGTTGACCCGCAAGCGGCTCCGGGCCGAGACCGAGGAGCGGGCCGCCGACCACGAGGAGTACCTGACGACGTGGGACCACGCCGATCTGAATCTCGACCCCGACTACATCGGGCTCGACGGCTCGCCGACGATCGTCTCCTCGGTGGATCCGATCCCCAAAGCGCCCTCGGAGCGCGAGGCGACGATGATCGATCCCGACGCCGGCGACGGCATGGGCGAGGTACTCGAGGAGATACAACCCTACGCCGCGGAGGCGGGTGATTGA